From Cucumis melo cultivar AY chromosome 3, USDA_Cmelo_AY_1.0, whole genome shotgun sequence:
GGTTGCAAGGTAGTAGAAACTCCACTttagtagaatttgaaattAGACGCTACAACAAAAAATGagataaaggaaagagaaaagtaCCAAAGACTTGTGGGGAGACTCGTGTATATTTCTCACACACGTCTTGACATCGCTTTTTCAATTAGCTTGGTAAGTCAGTTCATGCATGCTCCTAGGTCAGCTTACTTTGATGCAGTTTATAGAATCTTAAGATATTTGAAAGGTAATCCAAGAAAAGGCATATTGTTTAAAAGGCATGATCATCTTAATGTTGAAGTTCACACTGATGCTGATTGGGCAGGTAGCATGACTGATATAAGATCCACATCTGGTTACTGCTCCTTTGTTGGAGGAAATTTTGTTACTTGGTATAGTAAAAAGCAACATGCGATTTCTAGATGTAGTGCAGAAGCAAAATTTAGAGCAAGCCCATGGTATTTGTGAGGTAAGAAGACTGTTGGAAGAATTGAGATTCACTCAGACGATGCCGATGGGTATTTACTGTGATAACAAGGTAGTAATTTCCATTGCCCATTATCCAATCAATGCCCAAGTGCTCAATCTTCATAAATGGCCGTCCAAGAGGCAGAATACAAGCATCAAGAAGCCTAAGACAAGGAGATCCACTCTCCCCTTTTCTATTCCTTCTTGTAAGTGAAGTTCTTAGTAGCCTCATCTCAACGATTCACGTAAATATAATGTTTGAAGGCTTTACGGTAGGCAAAGACAAGGTCCATGTTCCCTTACTTCAAATTGCTGATGAGTCCCTTTTGTTTGGCTATGATGGGAAGCCTTTGTAAGACTTTGGTTATATTTGAATGGTGTTCAGGCCAAAAAGTTAATTGGGAAAAGTCTTCTATCTGCAGGATCAACATTGAGGAAAGAAAGACTGCTGAAATGGCCTCAAGGTTAAGTTGCAAGACAGAGAAACTCCCCATTATGTACCTCGGTCTACCACTTAGAAGTGACCAAAAAGTTCCTCATTTTGGCAACTCATCATAGATAAAGTCCAAGGAAAACTAAGCAAGTGGAGGAGGTAGAATCACTTTATGCAAATCAGTCCTTTCTAACGTTCCCAAATATTACATGTCCACTTTCCATGCCAACCTTTATTTCTAATACTTTGGAAAAAATTACGAGAAAGTTCTTCTGAGAAGGTAAAAGTGAGGGGAAGATGAATCATATGGTTAAATGAAACAAACTCACCAAAACAGAGAGAGATGGAGGTCTCGAATTATGCGATatgaaaataaagaataatgCTCTCTTATCAAAATCGGGCTGGAGGTTTATGTCAGAACAGAATGTCCTGTGATGTAAAGTAGTTAAAAGGATTCATGAGAGCCATCTCTTCCATTGGCACACAAGTGGGAGGGAGTACTTGAGCCTAAGAAGCCCATGGATCAGTATATCTAGAGAATGGTGCAAAGTTGGCTGCCTTTAGAGTGGGCACTGGCAGCAGAATCTTCTTCTTCTGGACCGACTGTTGGCTGGATGTTATCCCACTAAATAGCAAATTCCCAAGATTATTCGTATTTCCCTTTCACCAGAAGGGTTTGTGGCGAAGCATTCGGATAGTCAAACTAGCACTTGGTCGGTTTACTTCAGAAGATTACAGAAAGAGGAGGAAGCCACCAAATTCCAAATACTGTTTTTTGAAACGGAAATAAGCCTCTTTATTAATGATAATGAGACtaaagctcaaagtacaagagtattatACTAAGAGTAAAAAGAACTAAGGAAAAATACAAGCTAAAACTTAAACAAATAACTATACTCGGGTAACATAAATATGATGGAATTCTAAAAACGAACCCGAGCAGAAAATAACGAGCTAATAAAAGCCACTCAAAGACAATATATCAATAGAAAGCTAAATACAAAGCAAAACTTAAACTCTCTCAAAATTAGCCCACTTGAAACTAAAATCTTGCACACGCAAGTCTTcaagatggaaagaaaaagagagcTAAGAAGATGCAACCAGCCCCGACAAAACTGTCTTACCAATGCAATCCAATGTCTAGAGGAACTTGAAGCAGTCTACTAGTCCACAAAATCTTGCCAGCACTGCCTTCAACACATTACTCCAGTTATCAAAGAGAAATCTGCTTTAGCAATGTCAGACACCGAAAAAAACCTTCATCCCACCTTGTAAGAATGTACGCCGAAACTAAGCTTCCAGCAAAAATCCAGCCAACATCTTTTGAGCTCTAGATGCTTTTTACGAATGCTTTGTCAAAGCTGTCTCTTCTAGATTCATGAATTAGTACAACAACCAGATTGATTTCTCTAGCAATCTTTTAATAATCAGCCACATTGATTTTTGTCCAAGTCCTCACGTATTTCAATAGCTGGCTAACTGTAGGTGCAACTTGCCGTGGAAAAAGAAGTTCAATTTACTTTCTTTACCTCTTTGGGATTGTGCTTCAGAATCAGATTTGCTTCTATTTGCCATCCAATCAGCTGACAAGGTTCGTATATAAGAAAGAATCCATgaaatttttttcctcttctgGAAGGTAGTTCGTAACATGGTGGCCAATGTGTTTTGAACAAAATCTTGAACCTCAGCATGAACAGTTTCCCACAAAGCATCAGCTACCAGAGTATCACACTGCTGCATCATTGACCCAATGCTCTTTATATAGCTAACCAGCTCAACAAGGgctttcctttcttccgcactATAATTATGTCTCACTACTTGTTAAAGAATGCACAGGAATTTCAATGAGTATTTTCAAAACGATCGACCCAATCGAGAGATTTGTTGTGAAAGTCCTTGGTTTCTTTCAAACCACAAAACAGCCAATAAGGCTTTGACTGCATTCCACAAAGAAACTGCACAATCTTATTAAGATGAGGCCCTCCTAGAAGCTGTCTAACCGATTCTCTACTCTCCAAGTGAGGCACCCAGGACATTTCAAAGATGGAGAGCAGCTTTTCCAGCAATTGGTATTTGGCAATTTTCTCTGAAAAAACTGTAGACTTCTTTTTTTTGGCGGCTAGAAACTGATGGAAAAACGTGGTGTTCACATCCCCTAATTTCATCTGGTTTAACTTACTTTTCTGAATAAGGTCTCTTTCCTCCCTCCTATATAGTTCCAGAAGGTCTGCTTCCAGCAACCATTTTAGGGTACTACTCTGTTGCTAAATCCAGTTGCTCATCGTTGTCTTCTTTATTTGCCAAAGCTTTCAGCTAGCTTTCTTCATTATGTTAACAAGGCTTCTTGCAAACAATATTGCATTTAAACGAGAGGACGTATCTTCCTTTAATGACTTCATACAGATATTTTACTTTCATCCCACATAGTCAACATTCCTCCAGATCTACCGGTTGATTCAATATAATCCCAGCCAATGTCCTTCGAACTCCATAAAGCCTTAATTAAGGAGTTGTCAATAGTCTCTTGTTTCGTCTCTTGAATTAGAATAACATCTGGATAAGTCAACTTCACTACTCCTTTCAAGACTAattgttttgatttatttagGATGCCTCTAGTGTTCCACAATTTGACTTTCATGTTTCGCTTATTCAGATCTTCTTTAGATAAGATCAATTCCACAAGCAGCAATGAAAGGGACTAATTCTGCAGGAAAGCTTTCTGCCAATTCTTTATAGCAAGCCTTGGGTTCAGGGGTGAGAAATAACTTAGGAAGATCTGGACCCAACGCATCATCCAGATTATTTACCTTGAATTCAGCCAACTTGTCGTCTCTCTCCTCTAAACTAACAGGTTCTAATTCTTCACTGCTGGTACCGACTATGGAGACTTCatcatctaatttttttttttccggaATTTGTAATATTTGATGCTGAATGCAGAGTACATCGCACAAGATTAATGCTCaagtttgaaatttttataGGAGATAGATTAAAATTTGAAGAGATGTGAGTTTTATTTTCTGACCTTTCACATTCTAATCCAAAAGTTTGAATTTTAATCATAGTGCTCCACAGCCAAGGGCTTCCAGGATTATTTCACATAAGACATTCAATTAAACTGGCAGGCTTTTATTTTCTAAGATTTTTTAAGTCCAGTTTTGGTGTATTAGACATTGGGTCATGGTTTTTGTTctgttttgatttgattgatATTCTCTGTTGATGCACTGCTGCTGTAGAGGCAACCTCAATTTCCATGTTTCTATAGTTTCATCTTATTTCTTTTCGGATATGATGAGGATGCTAAGGGGTAcgacctagttgagatgtccagGTGCGTCTACTGATCCCTAGTTTTTTCTTAGCTCTTTGTAtgctcttgtactttgagcttctaactcattattattattaataaatgacactcattttcttttaaaaaaaagtagagGAAGAATACTACATTATTTCTACTTCCCATTTTTAAGTATATAATATAACACTTATATTCTGCTCTTGTAACGTGTTAAATAAATCATTTGAACAGTCAATAAAGTTTCTTAGACTTGAGCATTGTGCTAAAATCAGCTACTTTATCGCATAACGAGAGAACGCACAAGCCCATCACAATTAAATAACAGAGAAATATGAGATTAGTAGAAACCTGTAAATTGCCATCATATCAGGTTTGCTTGTTTCATCTTGAGTACTAGAGGCACTAGCACTGACCCTATCATCTATGAAACTATCAAATGAGCTCTTAATCTTGTCATCTTCATCCCCAGATAAGGTAGCATCCGAAGACACCCTAGATGTCAACAAGAAATGGGGCAGATATTCACCACTGTATCATCTCCTTTTAACTTGTGAACGCAAGGTAAAACTACCATATCATTACCAAAGGTATATTTAAATTTAGCACTAATCTCATTTCCtagatttttttccttttaacaaGGTAAACTTTGGACTTACTCAGCTTCCTCCTCGATAAATGCTTTAACATTGTCATCAAATTTCCTTTCACCTAAATGTAGCAATTGAATTGACAATTAGCAACTAGGAAAGAGTTTTTGTTCAAACGTTTGCTCTATTAGATCTCTTAACAATATTTGGGACAAGATTTCAAGAATTGAACAATGAGAGAGAGAAGATACCATCAcgtttctttcttttaaattgtCTGGTGCTAGAAAAAGTTCCAACCATATTTCCCAATGGAGAAATTGAAGTTTTTGCCATGCTTTCGAcgttttcatttttcttcatgTCTCCAACCTTTCGCAATCTTTTGAATTTGTGGGGTTTCGGTATGCTGCTGAACTTTTCTCCATTAACTGAATCCCAAACTTCATTATCACAACTGCTTGCAATAATAGCCAAGGGAGTTTGTATTTCATCAGCCACAGAAGATGTAGGGGCATGTGATTTTATACCCACGCTCTCATTATCCTTGAGTGCAGAAGATTGACCTTCACTACTTGCGAGAAAAATATAATTTCCAGCACAAAAGCCCCCATTACAATTGATCATTTCATTTATCCCAGAACTTGAGGAGTTTAAAAGCTGTAGACCATCCACTTGGGCAGGCAAGATAAGCTGTGATTTTGCTGATTCAGATATCCGTTGTCTAGAATATCCTGGAAAATAAAACCCGCATTAGTATGTAGAGATTCTTGTCATCATTAGAGAAATCAAAGAACAGTGGAATATTCCCTCTTTATCAACAGAACATAAAGTATTATCTTGGAAAATAGCATGTACCACAATCATCAATTGGTGAATCTGGTACAAAACCACTCTCAATTAAATTAGTGAGACGAGGACTAAGCTGAGTCTCAGTAATACAGCATTCGTCAGCCGGGGTGAATTGCGGCTCGATTTCCAGAACAAGTTTTTCATCGACAGTgtctttattaaaaaaagtcCTCTTCAATGGagtgttttgatgatttttctCAATCAGATTCATTGCTTTGTCTTCCAAGACAGGAACACAATCTGTTTCAGGGCTTGGAAAAATCTCATCCGGTAAGATTTTTGTTTGCGAAGTTGTCCGCTCGTTGACAGCTTCAGTTGGCACAATTAAGTCCTGAGCAGTTCTTACACAGTAAGAACCTGGCTCAGAAGAACTCAACAATTTGCTACCTACAATAATAGAATAGGAATGCAATAATATTTTGAAGAGAACACCAAGAAACATGGTATTTGGTCATTTCCCATGGCACCAACAGATATCAAACCTGAACCAACGAGGTCTATTGTAGAATGTTTGGGAGAACAGCAACGAGAAATACAATTGTTTTCTGCAGAATTTTGGGGTAGTGAGACTTCTGGATACACTAATGGTGTTTCTAATTCTGCTTTTGATGTGTTGACTTCATTTCTTGACTCTATAAAATAATCAAAACTTTGatcataagaaaataaattatcatGATTTTTTGACGAAGTATTATTAGAAACACACTACCATAATGAGTTCAGTTTATGTTTAACATTGCGTTGTCACCAACATAGTCACAAATGAAGATGAGCAAAAATGTTTCTTGTTCCGCAAATATAGAAAACACTAATTAAAGCTCCCACTCAAAATTGGCATTATTTGAGAAACGTAAAAGTGAACATATGTATATTTGTCATCCATAAGTGTTATGGTTATCTTACGTGCAATAGAGAATGATTCAGATTCCCTAGAAAAATGCAGTCCTTGCAAGTGTTGCATTGTGTTAATCAGAACCATTGTTCTAGATGAATGCAATACTCCATGGGTTCTTGAAGGAAAAGTCTGGAAGTGAGGAAAGGCAATAAGGGACGGCCTCCATGCATCATCACAAGGATGGAAATACTTGAGAAGTAACTCAGTCTCAGTATCAGTTAACTTGTTCTTAAATGATGTTATCTGAACAGCATGATCATCTTTCACTTTCTTTCCAGGACGAACAAATTGTTTGATAGACAGCTTAACAAACTGGACTTCTGGTCTGATAGCATGTGGAATCTAAATAATGGAAACGAAGCGATAGCATAAGAAAACAATACTATGTTGCGATAGACTTATGTCAAATGATCTCACCATTCTAGAGCTAGCATGAAAGTTGAAGCTATTTATTCCCCCATTTTGCATGTGCTTCTTTATAGACTTGCTTGTTGCTTGCTTTTTCATGTAACCCTTCAATTCTGACCCTTCACATGCTAAAACTAGTAATACTAGTCAAGGAAATTAAATAATTAGCATAAAAGGGAAAAACAATTAGGTTGAAGTTCCAAACTTTGAGGGATgaatgtttaattttaattttctttaaggAAACAacacttttcattgatataatgaaaagaaactacagaaaagacaaataaataaataaacaaaacttttttttttcattgatataatgaAAAGAATTACATAGTAAGGATCAGGAGGTGCATCCGCGCATCTCAACTAGGGTGACACCTCAAAGCAACCACAACAAATCCAAGATAATAAACCGAGTAAAATATGACAATCGTCTAAGTGAACAAAGAGATCTGGTAGAACAACCACGAATGCAAAAAAGAAGAGAGACTactaaaaaagataaataaacaaaacctaaaataaataaacaaaacctTTCTCATGGAGTTTTAGAAAGAAAGTGAAGATtacaaaaaactaaaataaaatataaaatcttTTAAACGGAAACTAGAAATTTCATTGATATAATAGAAAGCTTGTACAAGGCACATTCAATCATGATAATAATAAAGAGGATCAACAGGTGCACCTAAGCATCTCAACCCCTGTATATACGTGCACAAAAGACTGAAACCCTGAGGTATTTCGAGCAACACATTTGACTACCCATCCAGAAGAAGCTCTGAACTTTGTTAGTCTTATAGTTCCATCTGCATCTCTACCATTTTTTAGGAAGAAACAATGTTTCTCATTTTGAGCCAAATCCAACAAAGCATTGATAAACCATCTCAGTTGATTCTTCAAAACTTGTCTTCGAAAGTCAACAGCTTCAATGTTGAAGTGCCCCTTTTCCAACCAAATGCAGTAGAAAGACTCAATTTTACAGCTCTTCACTTCCATGTTGCTGCCAGGAGGAGGGAAGAAAGAGGAGAGAGAAAGGCAGAGAGAGAACTTACCTTTTAGATAAAGCTAGTATTCTCTTTCCCAAATGATCATCTTTGACACTGCTCACACTAAAAAAAGGAGAGCCAAAATCGAAATCACATTTCCTTTTAGAAGGAGGGTCCGAAGTTTTGGATAGGGGAGCATCtacaaaattttaagttttagGAAGGTAGGGAAAAATCAGAATATTTAAAATGTGGAAGGTTGAATCTCTGAGGGGCTGATCTGGTTGAAAGAGAAGGAGCTTGGATCCATGTACAAAAAAGGAGTTAATGACGATCTTCACTCTGAAACAAATCTTCCAAGAACCTTGTAGTTTCATTCCGGTCATTAAATATTGTCATTCTAGCCAAGAAGCTTGAGGGGCAGTGTTCGAATATGTATGTAACTATAGGAGCTTATTAGTCTTTTGTCTTTTATTGTAATTTACTAGTCTTTAGTTAGGGTTTCCATGTATGGCTATATATTGAACTCTATAGTCTATTGTATAGAATGAATTAAGGGAGTTATTTCATATTTTGCTCTAACTTCAACGATGCCAACCTAGTTGAGACGTTTGAGTGTGCCTACTAATCCTCTGGTCTCGATATTCTCACTCTATGTCTgattctcttgtactttgagttttattattaataaagagaccggtt
This genomic window contains:
- the LOC103485372 gene encoding DEAD-box ATP-dependent RNA helicase FANCM isoform X9 encodes the protein MTGMINPAKRASFWRSKRVFFVTPQVLEKDIQSGTCLMKYLVCLVIDEAHRALGNYSYCVAVRELTKIPLPLRILALTATPGSKHQGVQQIIDNLHISTLQYRDESDHDVSPYVHDRKIELIQVAMGEDAVEIDNKLLEVMRPFVAKLRSIGILQNRDYRTLSPCDLLNSRDKFRQAPPPVHPHIKYHDVEGFFGVLITLYHIRKLLSSHGIRPASEMLEDKLQQGSFARFMSKNHHICEVRLIMEKSLTHGAPSPKLSKMMEVLADHFKTKDPQDSRVIIFSNFRGSVRDIMSALSKIEDIVRATEFIGQSSGKSLKGQSQKVQQAVLEKFRAGGFNVIVATCIGEEGLDIMEVDLVICFDANISPIRMIQRMGRTGRKHDGRVVVLACEGSELKGYMKKQATSKSIKKHMQNGGINSFNFHASSRMIPHAIRPEVQFVKLSIKQFVRPGKKVKDDHAVQITSFKNKLTDTETELLLKYFHPCDDAWRPSLIAFPHFQTFPSRTHGVLHSSRTMVLINTMQHLQGLHFSRESESFSIAQSRNEVNTSKAELETPLVYPEVSLPQNSAENNCISRCCSPKHSTIDLVGSGSKLLSSSEPGSYCVRTAQDLIVPTEAVNERTTSQTKILPDEIFPSPETDCVPVLEDKAMNLIEKNHQNTPLKRTFFNKDTVDEKLVLEIEPQFTPADECCITETQLSPRLTNLIESGFVPDSPIDDCGYSRQRISESAKSQLILPAQVDGLQLLNSSSSGINEMINCNGGFCAGNYIFLASSEGQSSALKDNESVGIKSHAPTSSVADEIQTPLAIIASSCDNEVWDSVNGEKFSSIPKPHKFKRLRKVGDMKKNENVESMAKTSISPLGNMVGTFSSTRQFKRKKRDGERKFDDNVKAFIEEEAEVSSDATLSGDEDDKIKSSFDSFIDDRVSASASSTQDETSKPDMMAIYRRSLLSQSPFGRLTSPLATRVTESETSPDKTLNIFQSTVTGDVNQSHILHSKHVKMNCSPEVVIATTGVCPRATDVESRNRNSTFCTSESVPVLNLDKQFELVVAGRESISEVDSNRNVYIDDDEFYEGLDLDAVEAHAKLLLEKKVELPLTMVTQQQKNIPIDISPSFDLGI